DNA sequence from the Xenopus tropicalis strain Nigerian chromosome 4, UCB_Xtro_10.0, whole genome shotgun sequence genome:
GCACTTAATATCTTGAAATATCTTGTAATTCATTTTAAAAGTTGAGTATTGCAAAGCTGAGAATGTGAAACGCATGACgttgtttttctttatattaatGCTATTCTTCTAGATCTAAACAGTTTTGTTGCGCGAACACATACCTGTGGTGAGCTGTGCAGTGCCCATGTGGGACAGGAAGTGGCCCTATACGGCTGGCTGCAGTATCAGAGGTAAGCAACAATGTTAGTGTATGTGATCTATCATCAAGTTGTTTTCTTTCAAATGCCTTGTTTTTACAATCAACCCAGCTACTGCAGACTATACTGGTTTAAAATACAAATGCCATGTTTAAGGACTTATCGCCCAAGTTGGCCTCATGTCCATTACTCTTTTAAAACAATAGTAAGGCCATCTTCCAAACAGTCGGGCCTTTGGTACATGTATCATGTTTCGACTACATATTTTAGCCAGTGAAGGAAGGTCTGGTTACACCCAAAACCCCACCTCCTGACATTCATGTGAAGAAAACTCATGACAGGTGGTTTTGAACCTGAAATGTCACTGCTGTTTTTGGGAGACATAAGCCTTAAATTGAGTTGTTTATCTCCCACATATATACTATACTTATAAATATTAAATCACTACTTGCAACTGAaacacttaaagggatactgtcatgatttttgtggtgtactttttgtttctaaatgacactgtttacatagcaaataattcactctgccatttaaaatgttattctttaaccaacaaatttattttttagttgtaatattggtgtgtcggCAGCCATCTATGTTGATTAATTTTCTTGCACCAGCACCATCCTAGAAACATTTTACTAAATCTGTGTTGTGGAAAAATGAGTGTTAtcttttgaattaaaaaaaactcatagAAGTTATCCAATCTTCAAGGATCACATAATAGCAGCATAGCACTATATTATTCATGCTAGTTTGAGAGTTATATTTATGACCAGCATTTGTtgataaaaatgaatacaatggTTCCAACTCTAAAGGGCAAATTGAAGCCTTCCAGGAGCATCTTTAACTGGATTTATTAAGTCAGTTCATTAAGtcagtgtatatttgtttcttGTGCAGACATGACTTGTTTGTTGTATTGCGAGATTTCCATGGCCTCACCCAAGTTATTCTCCCACAGGATGAGGTAAGTTGTGTGAGTTCAAATTGTGTTCAGCTAATGCTTGTGTTCTTTTTGGCTGTCCTGTATATAATGTTTAATAGTGTTTCTTTTCAGAAATGTTCCCAGCTGAGAAAGATGCTCAGCGAGGCTTCATTAGAATCGGTAGtggtggttaaaggaacagtcatACGACGGCCACCTGGGCAGGATAATCCTGTGAGTTTACCCCTACTAAATGCAATGTACTCATCTATTGTTTCTGAAGAGAACTACTCCTTTGTGATCTTTCTCTGCCAGGGGTACCCCGTAGAACCCCAGATAGCGGGCTTGTAGGTAAATTTCTGAAGACCCAACCAGTGTATTCTTCAAACAAAGGTGTAACAGGGACATTTTACAAGGATAACTAGATCTTACcttatttattcaagtatttgTAGTGGAATTTGTAGATAGAACTACAACTTAAGTAAATGGAAACCTTTGTAGCTTTACATTTAGGGTGCTGGTGCACAAGGAAATCTGTGCTaatgtgggtgacaaatctccagAAAATGTCTTCCCCTTCAGAAAACCTTTGATTGCCACAAGTAAACCACATTACTTACGATCTGGCTAAGCTTGGGGAAATTGCCTTCCTTAGCATTTTTCTGCAATTAGGCTAAATCGCTGTATTTAATGTGTGTTACATCTGGTGATCCGTACATGACAGGTGGTGTTTGGCCTGAATGTGCAGATGCACACCAGTGGTGACAGGGGGCTTGCCATATTAGTGACAGGCAGCACAGATGTATACTGAATATGGGACATTGGCAGAGCTCAATTTCAGTTTGAATGATTGTCctcagcttattatataaactgcttattatataaTATGTGTGCCCCTGAAGCAAACCAACATATGATAACAgtatatttcatttaaatgcataCAAAGCCTTGCACTTTTTTGTGCTGTATAGAAtacaacataaaaatatatatatatatttccttttacaaCACTCTATATGCagtacaattaaaaaaagtacaaaattgtactggcatttttctcttttttctgagACTGTGTCTTTCTGCTTTAGCATTTAATTGAAGTTTGACTTGGTGGTGCATTGGTCAGCAGCAACAGCTTATAtccatttttttactattccagAGGATGTCAACCGGTGAGATTGAAGTTCTGGCAAAAGAAGCTCATATTCTGAATACTTGTAAGAAGTTACCTTTTGAGATTAAAGATGCCGTAAAGGTAAATTTGCTTATTTGTAAAGACCATATACAATATATGCCTTTATGTTCTATTTCCCATCATCAAAAATGTCATTGGAACATTTGTTTAATGTCCACAATAGGTTAAATAATTTAGTTGCAGTACTTTACCAGCAGCCCTGGCAAAAGATTTTCTTCATGAAGTTGGAACAGCAGAGGCATTTTTCCTAGAGAAGCTGTATCTGTTATTAAGCCACTTATGTATAATTTGCTGTTTACACATGGGCTTCTTACTATgtgatatgtgtgtgtatatatatatgtgtgtgtatatatatatatatatatttaggagaCTTCACATTCTCTGTAAAGCCATCATTTATTTAACAatggattttttaaaatagaaaacagaAGCTCTTCGAATGCAGTATCGCTACCTGGATATACGCAGTGGCCAGTTGCAATCCAACTTACGGCTAAGGTCCAAAATAGTGATGAAAATGAGAGAGTATCTGTGTAACCTGCATGGTAAGAGTATGCTAGTAGCTGatttatgtaaaataatacaaaaagaaatgttgccCAATGTAGGACTATTTGATGTGAATTTTGCTGTCATCAGGCAAGAGGTTTAAATACTGCAGCCATCCTGGCAAAGACTCATTGAAATGTTCGGTAGAATTCGGGATAATGCTTTCGCCTATTGCTGAACCAGTTGATGTCTAATCCTGGTCAAGTAACGGACACTTATGTACCATTCATGAGCTATCATCTCTAGtgatcagggctgccatcagaaactttattatttaaatggggccccccatgaataAAAGAGTGCAGTACCAAAATGTTGGCCACACCCCTTTTGTGTGCAATGTAAACAGTTGGTGTTACCTTCTAATgtataaagagttccattaattaataCAGTAATTAATTGtaagttcattgggggtcagtggaatttgCCCTAAATTTGAACCCtaaactccttcctgccccttctctgtgctgtcattgcttggtATGAAAGTTGCGTAAGTTTAGTGGTCTAATGATCTTGCTGTTGGGCTCAATAACTAATACTAATAGTAAAAATAGTTAATGTGCTAATATATCAGTATTtaaattgggggtcagtggagtttatacgtaattttctttgaaagtaatgtatgtttttgcataagttaaatAAATTGCGTTAGCGCAGGggccaatgatgttgctgtgtagcccaataaccagtcatttcccTATTGGAAACTTCATGTAGCTGATACTCATATAATTCAATaaaatagctcccaatataaacagctgatgttatgctataataagcagttcataaatagttaaaatcaataattaatgtgctaatgagtcagtcagtttattgggggcagtggaatttaccttaagtctttaattcattggtggtcagtggaatTTGCCTCTGCCTgattaagcttctctgcattgtcttttgcttgatacgcaagttCCATAAGTGtctaggcagtttttgcagaagttataCTAAATAACTAAGCAATTTGTGTAACTTTCGCAGTGTGACCGGGCCCCCATTTTAAAGAAGATTTCACCAGGCCCAGTACAGTGGTACCCTCTCTCCcaccctgatggtggccctgctagTGATAAAAGCTTATGTCATAACCACATATGTTTAGATACAGTTTACCCTTAGCTGAAATGTATGACCCTGCATTGAAACACCTGGACTCCCTGGCCTGTATGAAACCACAATGCTTCCCATAACACACTCTTGTACAGGTCAGGGAATTGTAATCACAAATAATTGttgtaaatatgtattaaaaaaaaaagaataaaaatattactattattataaccTTCTGTATAAGACTTCAGAACCAAATACATTCATAAAGGTGCACATTCTCTAGACCCTTGCTTTTGAATGGGGGCAGAaccctgactgtgccagtatcCCTCTTATTTatatagatcagtggttctcaacctgtgggttgggacccctttgggggtcaaactaccctttcacaggggtcgccttagaccatcggaaaacacatatttccgatggtcttaggaataactttatggttgggggtcaccacaacatgaggaactgtattaaagggttgcggcattaagAAGGTTGATAACcactgatatagatatatatagcagTGTTGGCTGGAAGTTGGAATTAGCGATGAAAGGATAATAAAGGAATAATCCTCAGGCAGATCTGATGAAGACATGGagtatttatatgatttttttccccttcgtTTCAGGCTTTGTGGATGTAGAAACCCCCACCTTATTTAAAAGAACTCCAGGGGTAAGTATTCAATAGTGTTCATTTGTTTACAATTGGCTCTCAAAATGCCCTGTGAGCCATACTGGGTCCAATAGATATCAATGTAAGCTACACATTTGGAAATCCCTTCATATTTCTATAGGACATAACGGGACAGTGCTAAGTGAGTAAGAAATAATGCAGTTTGTCAGGTTATAAATTTTACAcatattttaatttcattttcagcTAAATGTAAAACTGAATGTAAATATGTATCTCTTTTTAGCCTGCAGCACTGCTTTTTAATGAGTCTTTCTGCCAGATAAAGAAGCCTTCTGTTAACTTAAAGGTTGTTGAAAGGTTATTGTATATTTTAAAACTCATCCAGACCTAGTCTCTTGGCAAGTGGGGTCCTTTTCAGCCAGATAAAAAATGCCTTCAGCCTTAAGGTTTCAAAGTCACATAATGaccttttctttatttgtatttctgcTTCTAGGGTGCTAAGGAGTTTGTAGTACCCACCCGAGAGCCCGGAAAGTTTTATTCGCTACCTCAGAGTCCGCAGCAGTTTAAGCAGCTTCTCATAATTGGTGGGCTGGACAGGTGAGTGTAACTACAAAAGCCAGTAACTAAGGGTTCCTTACTTAACATTGTGTCAGTGTGCATAACATGCCAGAAAGAACTGAAAGAAAAAGATACAAAGACAAACACAGTTTGCAGTAATGTGCCAGTATCCTGGTACACTGTGAACAAATGTTGTGGTTAGAATTGTAGTGCAGGGAGTTCCATTTGAATTTGTTGTACTGATGTGAAAACAGACACGTAATTATTAGGAAGTTGATCTGAAAGCAAGCAAAGAAGGATAAGATCTACACTAGGCCAATAGCTGTGAGTAGATGCCAATGAGCTGATTGGGTGTATGTAATGCCCATGGTTTGATAGGCCAGTGCAGGCTAAGCAAGCTAAAGTGATGGCCTGATTTCCTTCATGCCTTCATGTATTTTCTGGAGGTGAACTGGGCCTTTTTAGCCTTTTGTTACTTGTAAAGCTCCACTTTAAAATTCACCTGTATTCACAGATACTTCCAAATAGCAAGATGCTATCGGGATGAGGGATCGAAGCCAGATCGTCAGCCTGAGTTCACACAGGTAGTATAACATTATAACACACTGCCTCAGAGCAATATGCCTCTGTACAGGCACAGAGTGTCAGGAGTTTGCTTAGCAGCATTTAAAGACAAACACTTTTGCGCATCACAAAGCAAAAGATGAACTAGGTCTTAAAAATAGGTATATATTAGCACAGGTCAAAACTAGTGCACATATTAACAATCAATGGGAACAGAAAAACTAATAAATCCAAAGACCTAATTGTTagctgtgattggttgattaTATTAAGAAAGTTTGACTGCTGGTCAAACAGACCCCTAGTGACCCTATTGAAGgttttgtgtgaatgtgataggcaccttagtttataagctccactgggtcagGGTCTGATGGCAATGCAGAAcagtctctgtaaagtgctgtgtaacatGTTGGTGCCGTATAGGATGATGATAatgcaatatgattttttttcactttaatttctttttttctgatatagaagtttttttgcctttctgtGCTCATTTTCCTCATGGTTTCTTAGACACGAGTAGTGTCATTTACTGGCTCAGACTATTTAAAAATCTCTGAATATTTATATAGGTCTTTGGGTCCTTAAATTAAAGTACACGTACATGTTTCTTCCACTGGTGAATTTATTTTACTAGGTATCAGTTAGTTAAATCAGAAAGTGTTCAGTCAAATATTAATGTGTATTTTAGGTCCTGCTTTGTTTTTTCCGCAATACTGCAACTATATCATGTGATAGGCTGCTAATCCCATAGTGTGTGGAGGCGGTTAGGCCAAAGACCCATTACAGAATTGTTTTGTCAGTGTAGAGGTGTCACAGTCATTGTATTTCTACCTTAGTGCACTGTGGGTTAAAAGGGATCCACAGGCCCTATGTGTCCCCCTTAGACTTCATTGCACTCAGAACTATATAAAATTAGCCTCTGTTAATGCATTCGTAAATCAGTTATTTACTTGGGTTTATGAATCCCTATCATCCCATTGTGACTTAAGGCTACACATTATTGCAAGTTACTAGGCCAGCTAAAATTAAGCTAAGATTTCCCCAGAGTTTCAGGTGTATGTTTTGCTGACTGGtattatagtatgttatagaaccaTGCTTCATTGTACGCTGTGTAACTTGCCTTTTTGCTGATTTGTGGGGAGACCCGCTGAGCTTTTTGTTATTCTCCCTTAATATTTTCTGTTCTGTGTGAGAAAAAGTTACATGTATATTATCTGATTTTTATATTTCAGGTAGATATTGAGATGTCCTTTGTGGATCAGGCTGGTATCCAGAGTCTGGTGGAAGGAATGCTGCGTTTTTCTTGGCCAGAGGAGAAAGGACCCCTCCAAGCCCCATTCCCAGTTATGAGTTATGCAGATGCCATGAGCAGCTATGGGGTTGATAAGCCAGATACACGCTTTGAGATGAAGGTTAGTAAGATTAAAACAAGCAGCCTACTTGTTGTACCTCATGTTGGTTTGCACACAGGTTTCCTGTGCACAGTTTTATTTTGGGTGTGCTAAATAAAACAACTTCTTGATTTGGTCCCCAAACATCAGAGTTCTGTCCCTTTAATCACAAGGCACTAAATCTACTTGTGGCGATGTGTCCACTGAGGATGCCATTCTTTCCCAAATGTCTGTACTTGTGAATAAGTCTCATAGCTGGAGCTAGAGAAACCACTAAGGCCCTGACTAAGTCCCCAGATTGCAGTACTAGAACTCTCAATATGTTTTACCTTAAGAATGtgttggaggattctgggagcttgtagtccagcaacagctggggACAGAGGGTTAAGAAACAGGGCTCTACAGTGTCTAAAAAGCTGATAAAGTGATCCTTCCCTTATGTGGGCAAATATTTAAATTCATCTGACCTTGATTGAGACAGTCTTGCAATcacaaaaatatgttttgctAAAAGCAAATTGTACCTAActacttacactggcacactgacaTCTGTAAACCCCTTTCTCCCACCAGTCACTCATAAGGCTGTGTTATCAAGCAGTTCCTCACCTATGCTCCAGTTGTTGTAGTTGAACATTAACTTGGTTAATTTGCAACTTATGCAATACAAATGTCAATGGTTATGGCCAAATgtcattctttttaaaggggaagtaacacTAGGAAAGGAAATTGTCCTGAAACTTTTTTCATAGCAAACTAATGTAtggctaaaaaaacaaacaaattcttGCAATAAAAACGGCTTTTACATGTACAGATAGAAATAACATATGTATGTTAACATATGTAAAGGAAAAAATTTTATTTCAGCCAGCACGACAAGTAGAGTGCAATGTTATTTCAGCCAGCACGACAAGTAGAGTGCAAGCGGGGCAAaacccctgcatgtttattcaaaaagcaacgtttcgtcaggcctgacgaaggggtacgcccccaaaacgttgctttttgaataaacacgcaggggtttTGCCCCGCTTGCACTCAACTTGTCGTGCTGGCTGAAATAATTTGCATTGAACATATGTAAAGGCACATCTCTATAATTTTGAAATGTACATACTTGTCGGTCGGCTTCTATTTACATATAAACTGCTTAGTTTAATGCTGGTGGTGGTTGTATTTGCTTTCTCAGATCCAGGATGTGACAAGCCAGTTTAGGGAAGTGCAGCTGGGGTATGTGCAGGAAACTCTGAGAAAACCCCATGGATGTGTAAAAGCCATTTGCATTCCAGGAGGAGCTGTAAGTATGAACATGTTGGGTATTTAGAATCCAGACAGCACTGAACCTTTACATATACCTATATATGACCATTAGCCCATGAGCAGCAAATAAGATGTATTCTGGTATATATAGGGTACGATCCGTTGTTGCTTCGATATATGTTGTTAATGTGGGCAACTACAGCAGCGTCAATCAGAGATTGAAGAATGAAAGCAAAGCTAAAATAACTGGGCATGCCAAGCAGTTAAGCACATGCTAGTGATTCTAGTTGCTTGCTCCTACCCCGGCTAGAGCTGCTTTTCTCTGTTCCTGTGGTCACCCAGAGTGGCCAGGGGATATTTGAGAGACTGGAATAATGTGGCACTCTGTATAAGGTGCCCATGGCCAGAGAAACTTTCCAGATTGTAGCCTACTTCTCTTTTAGAAAGAACAGGTAAGTTATTGGCTATTGTAGTGCAACACATTGTGCTGATTTGGAGATAAAGAAGACATTTGACATTAGAGAAATCTGCCCCACGGGCTCATTTGGAAAGAAAATATCCTTTTAAAATTTTCATGTAGGTTATTTCTCATCATAGATTTAGACTTAAGCCTGCATTGCCTTGGTTCCCTCTTGTTTAACATAGGCCCAACAAAAGTTTGCTGCTGTTATCCAGAGTTTCCTTTAGGGACCATTAGGATTTTTGGATGACtaacataaaagaaaataaagaaattctCCAAATATTTCTCTGTAGAGGGTTAGCAACTTCGCAAATGTTACTGCAGCATCAGCACTGATCTGATCTCTTAACCCTTGCTCCCTGATGCAAATGGCACATGGGGACAAAGCATATGAATAATTATATTCCATGCTAGAATGAATAATTTGGAGATACAAAATAAGTTTTACCAATTGGGAAAATGTACAGACAAATTTTACATTTGCCCCATTACATTTATATCCTTTACAGCCAACAGAACCAAGCAGTGACATGCTAATGAGAGATTAGCTAGCTACAATTCACTGTAGTAAAACTATGTGTGACTTTAAAGCAGAACTATTGTAACAGAGTCTTGTGCTGTTATAGAAATTCATTAAAAGGAAAGAGCTGGATTCCATGCAAGAGCTTGTAAAGCAGCAGTATAACCAGGTAatgtatacatataatatatatatatatatatatatatatagatgtgcaaCTAGATGCTAACGCAGAGCTGACTGTAGTGGCCATGCATTTCTCCTGAGAGTATGCAACCAAACACCCATGCCTCTAACACATGTATACACACCTGCCATAAACACTACATTCTAGATCTTGTGACCATGtgcatacatttatttatgtgtAACGATTCTCAAGGCTACATAGGAGAATAAATACATGTGCCCTAGCAAGAtcatttttgttttcagaaaGCTCACAATCTATTCTAACAAGCCCCCTGCCTCCTTATTTGATGTTTACTTTAATGCACCCTCTGAACTTAGTGAAGGTCGACGTTGCAGAGCATCCCATCAATGATAGCAGggggtgcgttgaactacaactgtTAGCCCTGAACTGCTAAAGGATTGTAAGCAATGCTGAAAGGCTAGATacttctgcattatttgaatatGTGGATCAAAAAATTAATCAGCGGAGACCACAACCTGCATTGGTTTCCAAATTAAGAAAGCCCCATGCTTGACTATTAAAAGAGTCTATTCCCTGAGCTAAAAGTGGTATGGAGGATCTGTATATTGGTAAGAGCTTCGGGCGCTGGGAATTCCTATAGAAGCTTAAGCTAATAGACCCAGTTTTAAACTTACCCATTGATTCTGTACTTTCTCTCCATGTTCCCACATAAAGGTTGACAGTAGGCTTTACACTTTTAGTTAACCAGGCTAATCTACTGTATGCCAGACCAAAAATTGAAACTCACAACCACTCCTGAATTTGATTTGATTTTAACCTACAGGAAGTAGTGCCAGTTATCCTGAGGGCAGACAGTAGCTGGAAATCCCCTTTGGAGAAGTTTCTCAGTGCGAAGCTGAAGGAAAGCCTCACAGAAGCAATGGAAGCCAAGTCTGAGGACATTCTCTTGTTTGCAGCGGGGGAGCATATTCGAGCAGTGAGTCTGTAAGGGAGAGGTGCAGAGCTTTCTTGCCCTGATAGAATTCTGCCCCATGCTCTTGACCTTCCTCTGAAAACCTTTTGCCTGCTCTATAATAATGTTGTGTCAGGCCATAATACATTTGATTGACAGGTCTAATACAATGGTGAGTGCTCTGGCTACTTTTTCAGTGTATAGAACTAATGGTTT
Encoded proteins:
- the dars2 gene encoding aspartate--tRNA ligase, mitochondrial isoform X2, translating into MALRSNLKILTTCMLAVRRPVVLENSCSTHRKYIRTYTPNLTVQRTADLNSFVARTHTCGELCSAHVGQEVALYGWLQYQRHDLFVVLRDFHGLTQVILPQDEKCSQLRKMLSEASLESVVVVKGTVIRRPPGQDNPRMSTGEIEVLAKEAHILNTCKKLPFEIKDAVKKTEALRMQYRYLDIRSGQLQSNLRLRSKIVMKMREYLCNLHGFVDVETPTLFKRTPGGAKEFVVPTREPGKFYSLPQSPQQFKQLLIIGGLDRYFQIARCYRDEGSKPDRQPEFTQVDIEMSFVDQAGIQSLVEGMLRFSWPEEKGPLQAPFPVMSYADAMSSYGVDKPDTRFEMKIQDVTSQFREVQLGYVQETLRKPHGCVKAICIPGGAEVVPVILRADSSWKSPLEKFLSAKLKESLTEAMEAKSEDILLFAAGEHIRACSALGKLRLDAAAQLEEYGVPLRDPTAFHFLWVVDFPLFLPKEDNELELESAHHPFTAPHPEDTALLHTDPAKVRSQHYDLVLNGSEVGGGSIRIHNSNLQRWVLQDVLKEDVSLLSHLLEALQSGAPPHGGIALGLDRLIAIIVGAPSIRDVIAFPKSFRGRDLMSNAPDMVSAEDLQQYHIQVIPPCTESSGK
- the dars2 gene encoding aspartate--tRNA ligase, mitochondrial isoform X1 — its product is MALRSNLKILTTCMLAVRRPVVLENSCSTHRKYIRTYTPNLTVQRTADLNSFVARTHTCGELCSAHVGQEVALYGWLQYQRHDLFVVLRDFHGLTQVILPQDEKCSQLRKMLSEASLESVVVVKGTVIRRPPGQDNPRMSTGEIEVLAKEAHILNTCKKLPFEIKDAVKKTEALRMQYRYLDIRSGQLQSNLRLRSKIVMKMREYLCNLHGFVDVETPTLFKRTPGGAKEFVVPTREPGKFYSLPQSPQQFKQLLIIGGLDRYFQIARCYRDEGSKPDRQPEFTQVDIEMSFVDQAGIQSLVEGMLRFSWPEEKGPLQAPFPVMSYADAMSSYGVDKPDTRFEMKIQDVTSQFREVQLGYVQETLRKPHGCVKAICIPGGAKFIKRKELDSMQELVKQQYNQEVVPVILRADSSWKSPLEKFLSAKLKESLTEAMEAKSEDILLFAAGEHIRACSALGKLRLDAAAQLEEYGVPLRDPTAFHFLWVVDFPLFLPKEDNELELESAHHPFTAPHPEDTALLHTDPAKVRSQHYDLVLNGSEVGGGSIRIHNSNLQRWVLQDVLKEDVSLLSHLLEALQSGAPPHGGIALGLDRLIAIIVGAPSIRDVIAFPKSFRGRDLMSNAPDMVSAEDLQQYHIQVIPPCTESSGK